In Bradyrhizobium sp. CCBAU 051011, the following are encoded in one genomic region:
- the arsC gene encoding arsenate reductase (glutaredoxin) (This arsenate reductase requires both glutathione and glutaredoxin to convert arsenate to arsenite, after which the efflux transporter formed by ArsA and ArsB can extrude the arsenite from the cell, providing resistance.): MTVTIYHNPACGTSRNTLAMIRQSGEEPEVIEYLKTPPSRARLVELIGALGISPRELLREKGTPYVELGLADPKWSDDELIDFMLAHPILINRPLVVTPKGVRLCRPSELVLDLLDNPVQSFVKEDGEAVTRAKR, translated from the coding sequence ATGACCGTCACGATCTATCACAATCCCGCCTGCGGCACCTCGCGCAACACGCTGGCGATGATCCGGCAAAGCGGCGAAGAGCCTGAGGTGATCGAGTATCTGAAGACACCGCCGAGCCGCGCGCGGCTGGTCGAATTGATCGGGGCATTGGGCATCTCGCCGCGCGAGCTGCTGCGCGAAAAGGGCACGCCCTATGTCGAGCTCGGCCTTGCCGATCCGAAGTGGAGCGACGACGAACTGATCGACTTCATGCTCGCGCATCCGATCCTGATCAACCGGCCGCTCGTGGTGACGCCGAAAGGCGTCCGGCTGTGTCGGCCGTCGGAGCTGGTGCTCGATCTGCTCGATAACCCCGTACAGTCCTTCGTCAAGGAAGACGGCGAGGCGGTGACGCGCGCGAAACGTTGA